From the Solanum stenotomum isolate F172 chromosome 4, ASM1918654v1, whole genome shotgun sequence genome, one window contains:
- the LOC125862453 gene encoding tryptophan--tRNA ligase, chloroplastic/mitochondrial: MGRSLLSHFSMVTYSAPRFASSTRSCGLSIGGYLRRTRIIRQQASGDFRCFCSSVAVSEPVNSESSSSPVRKRIVSGVQPTGSIHLGNYLGAIKNWIRLQDTYETFFFIVDLHAITLQYEAQQLLRATRDTAAIYLACGVDPSKASVFVQSHVRAHVELMWLLSSATPIGWLNRMIQFKEKSRKAGDENVGVALLTYPVLMAADILLYQSDLVPVGEDQKQHLELTRELAERVNYLYGGRKWKKLGGRGGALFKVPEPLIPPTGARIMSLTDGLSKMSKSAPSDQSRINLLDSKDVIANKIKRCKTDAFPGLEFDNAERPECNNLLSIYQLVSGKTKQEVAEECRDMNWGTFKIVLTDALVDHLHPIQVRYEEIISDSSYLDGVLAEGARKAADIADVTVNNVYQAMGFLKR; this comes from the exons ATGGGTCGTTCTCTTCTCTCGCATTTCAGTATGGTCACCTATTCTGCTCCTCGTTTCGCCTCTTCAAC CAGGTCTTGCGGGTTAAGTATCGGTGGTTACTTGAGAAGAACACGGATAATTCGTCAACAAGCCAGTGGAGATTTCCGGTGCTTTTGCAGTAGTGTAGCGGTGTCTGAACCTGTGAATTCTGAGTCTTCTTCAAGTCCTGTAAG GAAGAGAATAGTCTCCGGTGTTCAGCCTACTGGATCGATACATCTGGGGAATTACCTTGGTGCCATAAAGAACTGGATACGATTGCAG GATACATATGAGACATTCTTCTTCATTGTGGACCTTCATGCg ATAACTTTGCAATATGAAGCACAACAATTGCTAAGGGCAACAAGGGATACAGCTGCTATTTATCTAGCATGTGGTGTAGATCCTTCTAAG GCTTCAGTCTTTGTGCAGTCTCATGTTCGTGCTCATGTAGAGTTGATGTGGCTTTTGAGTTCGGCAACACCTATTGGTTGGCTCAATAGAATGATTCAATTTAAAGAGAAATCACGGAAGGCG GGGGATGAAAATGTGGGTGTTGCTCTTTTAACCTATCCTGTGCTAATGGCTGCTGATATTCTTCTGTATCAG TCTGATCTTGTCCCTGTCGGAGAGGATCAGAAGCAACATCTGGAGTTGACACGAGAGCTGGCTGAGCGTGTAAACTATTTATATGGAGGAAGGAAGTGGAAGAAGCTGGGAGG GAGAGGTGGTGCACTCTTCAAG GTTCCTGAACCCCTTATTCCACCCACTGGGGCTCGAATCATGTCCCTTACTGATGGCCTTTCCAAG ATGTCAAAGTCAGCACCATCTGATCAGTCGAGAATCAATTTGCTAGATTCAAAAGAt GTAAtagcaaataaaataaaacggTGCAAGACTGATGCGTTTCCCGG CTTGGAGTTTGACAATGCGGAAAGACCTGAATGTAACAATCTTCTTTCCATTTATCAGCTAGTTTCAGGCAAGACCAAGCAG GAGGTTGCAGAAGAATGCAGAGATATGAATTGGGGAACATTCAAAATCGTGCTTACAGATGCTTTAGTTGATCATCTACACCCTATCCAG GTACGCTATGAGGAAATCATATCCGACTCAAGTTACTTGGACGGAGTTTTAGCAGAGGGAGCCAGAAAAGCTGCAGACATAGCAGATGTTACTGTAAATAATGTCTACCAGGCAATGGGATTCTTGAAGAGATGA
- the LOC125861908 gene encoding serine/threonine-protein kinase Aurora-2-like, whose protein sequence is MGIAPETQPQQQPKDSSEGAAVDQKRWTLNDFDIGKPLGRGKFGHVYLAREKRSNHIVALKVLFKNQLKQSQVEHQLRREVEIQSHLRHPNILRLYGYFYDQKRVYLILEYAAKGELYKELQKCKYFSERRAATYVASLARALIYCHGKHVIHRDIKPENLLVGAQGELKIADFGWSVHTFNRRRTMCGTLDYLPPEMVESVEHDANVDIWSLGILCYEFLYGVPPFEAKEHSDTYRRIIQVDLKFPSRPVVSSAAKDLITQMLVKDSSQRLPLKKLLEHPWIVQNADPSGVYRG, encoded by the exons ATGGGGATTGCACCGGAGACTCAGCCACAGCAACAGCCGAAG gaTTCCTCTGAGGGTGCGGCGGTGGACCAAAAGAGATGGACTCTCAATGATTTTGACATTGGAAAGCCTCTTGGAAGAGGAAAATTTGGTCATGTATATTTAGCTAGGGAGAAAAGG AGCAATCATATTGTTGCACTAAAAGTGCTTTTCAAGAACCAACTGAAACAGTCCCAAGTTGAGCATCAGCTTCGTCGTGAGGTAGAAATACAAAGCCACCTTCGGCATCCAAATATCCTGAGACTGTATGGTTACTTTTATGATCAG AAACGGGTTTATTTGATTCTGGAATATGCTGCCAAGGGTGAACTCTATAAGGAGCTGcaaaaatgcaaatattttAGTGAAAGGCGTGCTGCAACT TATGTTGCATCATTGGCGCGAGCCCTCATATACTGTCACGGGAAGCATGTGATACATAGAGATATTAAGCCAGAGAACCTTTTGGTTGGTGCACAG GGTGAACTTAAAATTGCAGACTTTGGTTGGTCGGTACACACCTTCAATCGCAGACGCACTATGTGTGGCACTCTAGACTATTTGCCACCTGAGATGG TGGAAAGTGTGGAGCATGATGCAAATGTGGACATTTGGAGCCTGGGTATTCTCTGCTATGAATTCCTATATGGGGTGCCTCCATTTGAAGCAAAGGAACACTCGGACACATATAGAAG GATTATACAAGTGGATCTAAAATTTCCTTCCAGACCGGTAGTCTCATCAGCTGCAAAGGATCTTATTACTCAG ATGCTAGTCAAGGATTCTTCGCAACGTTTGCCCTTGAAGAAGTTACTTGAGCATCCTTGGATTGTGCAGAATGCAGATCCTTCTGGTGTTTATAGGGGTTAA
- the LOC125861710 gene encoding casein kinase 1-like protein HD16, which yields MIDMPQLRSGVRRGRKPTAAIEPEENNDNENKRVTRRTTVARTTRQRGAGGIRVGGRKKKNTDNEEKEVVPVGDENTVRRTASREEDKEKKEVEKEEVGEKQMDEYDSGGKSGDKGLAAEDEGSTAPLPERVQVGGSPAYRIDRKLGKGGFGQVFVGRRANPPNPHERTGPGAVEVALKFEHRSSKGCNHGPPYEWQVYNALGGSHGIPRVHYKGRQGDYYIMVMDMLGPSLWDVWNNNAHTMSVEMVACIAIEAISILEKLHSRGYVHGDVKPENFLLGTPGTPDEKKLFLVDLGLATRWRDASTGLHVEYDQRPDVFRGTVRYASVHAHLGRTGSRRDDLESLAYTLIFLLRGRLPWQGYQGENKGFLVCKKKMASSPETLCCFCPAPFRQFVEYVVNLKFDEEPNYAKYISLFDGVVGPNPEIRPINTDGAQKLIYQVGQKRGRLTMEEEDDEQPKKKVRMGMPATQWISVYNARRPMKQRYHYNVADMRLAQHIEKGNEDGLFISSVASSSSLWALIMDAGTGFSAQVYELSPLFLHKEWIMEQWEKNYYISAIAGATNGSSLVIMSKGTQYLQQSYKVGESFPFKWINKKWREGFYVTAMATAGSRWAIVMSRGAGFSDQVVELDFLYPSEGVHRRWDAGYRITSTAATWDQAALVLSVPRRKPADETQETLRTSAFPSTHVKEKWAKNLYLASVCYGRTVS from the exons ATGATCGATATGCCTCAATTGCGTAGTGGAGTGCGAAGAGGCCGTAAACCGACTGCTGCGATCGAACCAGAAGAAAACAACGATAACGAGAACAAGAGGGTTACAAGGAGAACAACTGTTGCACGGACTACGAGGCAGAGGGGAGCTGGTGGAATTAGAGTAGGaggaaggaagaagaagaatacagATAACGAGGAGAAGGAGGTTGTACCAGTAGGTGATGAGAATACTGTAAGGAGAACAGCGTCTAGAGAAGAGGATAAGGAGAAGAAGGAAGTAGAGAAGGAGGAAGTAGGAGAAAAACAGATGGATGAATACGACAGTGGTGGTAAGAGTGGTGATAAGGGTTTGGCTGCTGAGGATGAAGGCAGCACCGCTCCACTGCCTGAAAGG GTCCAGGTTGGTGGATCGCCAGCATATAGGATTGACAGGAAACTTGGTAAAGGAGGATTTGGTCAAGTGTTTGTAGGTCGTCGTGCGAATCCACCCAATCCACATGAAAGAACTGGCCCAGGAGCAGTAGAG GTTGCCCTGAAATTCGAGCATAGAAGCAGCAAAGGTTGTAACCATGGACCACCTTATGAGTGGCAGGTCTACAA TGCACTTGGTGGCAGTCATGGTATACCACGTGTACATTACAAGGGACGTCAAGGTGATTACTATATTATG GTTATGGATATGCTTGGTCCTAGTTTATGGGATGTCTGGAACAATAATGCCCACAC GATGTCTGTTGAAATGGTAGCATGCATTGCCATTGAAGCAATCTCCATACTAGAGAAATTGCACTCCAGAGG GTATGTGCATGGGGATGTAAAACCTGAAAACTTTCTTCTTGGAACCCCCGGAACTCctgatgaaaaaaaattgtttcttgTTGACCTTGGATTAG CAACAAGGTGGCGTGATGCTTCTACCGGCTTACATGTTGAGTATGATCAACGGCCTGATGTCTTTAG AGGAACTGTAAGGTATGCTAGTGTGCATGCTCACCTGGGAAGGACTGGAAGCCGGAGGGATGATTTAGAGTCACTGGCTTACACGCTCATCTTTCTTCTCCGAGGCCGGCTGCCTTGGCAGGGATACCag gGCGAGAACAAAGGTTTCCTTGTCTGTAAGAAGAAGATGGCATCTTCTCCAGAAACTCTTTGCTGCTTCTGCCCTGCTCCGTTTAGGCAGTTTGTGGAATATGTTGTGAACTTGAAGTTCGACGAGGAGCCTAACTATGCTAAGTATATCTCCTTATTTGATGGAGTAGTAGGTCCAAATCCAGAAATCAGGCCAATCAACACTGATGGTGCACAAAAG CTTATTTACCAAGTTGGGCAGAAAAGAGGAAGATTGAcaatggaagaagaagatgatgaacaGCCAAAGAAGAAGGTTCGCATGGGAATGCCTGCGACACAATGGATCAGTGTTTACAATGCTCGTCGCCCAATGAAGCAAAG GTATCACTATAATGTTGCTGATATGAGGCTAGCTCAGCACATTGAGAAAGGAAATGAAGACGGACTATTTATCAGCAGTGTGGCATCTTCTTCAAGCTTGTGGGCGCTAATCATGGATGCAGGAACTGGGTTCAGTGCCCAAGTTTATGAATTGTCACCTTTATTTCTTCACAAG GAATGGATTATGGAGCAATGGGAGAAGAATTATTATATAAGTGCTATTGCTGGAGCTACTAATGGGAGCTCATTAGTTATCATGTCAAAAG GTACACAGTATCTGCAACAGTCATACAAAGTTGGCGAGTCTTTCCCATTTAAGTGGATAAACAAAAAATGGAGAGAGGGTTTTTATGTCACTGCCATGGCAACTGCAGGAAGTAGATGGGCAATTGTTATGTCTCGTGGGGCTGGGTTCTCTGATCAG GTGGTGGAATTAGATTTTCTCTATCCTAGTGAAGGGGTCCATAGGAGATGGGATGCTGGATATAGGATTACGTCAACTGCAGCCACATGGGATCAAGCTGCTTTAGTTCTAAGTGTTCCAAGAAGGAAACCTGCAGATGAAACACAAGAGACACTTCGTACTTCTGCTTTTCCTAGCACTCATGTCAAG GAGAAATGGGCAAAAAATCTTTACCTTGCATCTGTCTGTTATGGGCGAACTGTTTCTTGA
- the LOC125863032 gene encoding uncharacterized protein LOC125863032 yields MEDDRILERERYQMEQIRELESEELQVEEVDEESSDDETNYRSSGGASASGEFTYNTSLAALHSYLGDVEDTHNRLAFLDGGAVLNVPLFYLEGVVLFPEATLPLRVIQPNFIASVERALRQVDAPYTIGVIRVYKDPNNGRMKLATTGTTAEVMELESSAFRHLEDGSVNVVTRGQQRFRLRRRWMDVEGSPCGEVQIVKEDLPLRTPREAVGRLTPLSIFRSNVHSQIPPINRSRADQYGFGNENDSDAMSEESFESELSPTERRLHQSALVSCDMLDESASSDDENIEQQFRIQPARSPFDSFRRSFSAGKNQEVDGVKLALGKRSMPTDNTWKKYSLNQFREAPRAFLPGWVYQMYDSYSLAQRAAGRWKQIVRAPSMDSYITKPDLLSFHIASKMPVSESTRQELLEIDGISYRLRREIELLESFDCVRCRSCETLIAKRSNMLVMSSEGPLGAYVNPHGYVHEIMTLFKANGLAVIGNPVKEYSWFPGYAWSIAECATCETQLGWLFTATKKKLKPRSFWGIRSSQVADDSR; encoded by the exons ATGGAGGACGATAGAATTCTGGAGAGAGAAAGGTATCAAATGGAGCAAATACGGGAGCTTGAATCGGAGGAATTGCAAGTTGAAGAAGTCGATGAAGAATCATCAGACGATGAAACTAa TTACCGTAGTTCGGGGGGAGCATCTGCATCTGGTGAATTTACTTACAACACCTCGTTGGCTGCCTTACATTCTTACCTTGGTG ATGTTGAAGATACTCATAACAGGCTGGCCTTCTTGGATGGAGGAGCTGTCTTAAATGTTCCTCTGTTCTATCTTGAAG GAGTTGTTTTATTTCCCGAGGCCACACTTCCTTTGCGAGTCATTCAGCCTAATTTTATAGCTTCTGTTGAAAGAGCACTGAGGCAAGTTGATGCTCCTTACACGATCGGCGTG ATCCGAGTTTACAAGGATCCAAATAATGGTAGGATGAAACTTGCAACCACCGGTACAACTGCTGAGGTAATGGAACTTGAATCCTCTGCCTTT CGGCACTTGGAAGATGGTTCGGTGAATGTTGTAACTCGTGGGCAACAACGTTTTCGTTTGAGGCGCCGCTGGATGGATGTGGAGGGATCA CCATGTGGGGAGGTACAGATTGTCAAAGAAGATTTGCCGTTGAGAACACCCAGAGAGGCTGTTGGAAGATTAACACCATTAAGTATCTTCCGATCTAATGTACATAGTCAAATACCACCGATAAATCGATCTCGAGCTGACCAATATGGCTTTGGGAATGAAAATGATTCGGATGCAATGTCAGAGGAAAGTTTTGAAAGTGAACTTTCACCCACAGAAAGGAGGTTGCACCAGTCTGCTCTTGTTTCTTgtgatatgcttgatgagtcGGCGAGCAGTGACGATGAGAATATTGAACAGCAGTTTCGTATCCAACCTGCGAGATCTCCTTTTGATAGTTTTAGAAGGTCATTCAGCGCGGGGAAAAACCAAGAGGTTGATGGTGTGAAGCTTGCTTTAGGAAAAAGGTCTATGCCAACAGACAACACATGGAAAAAGTATTCTCTAAACCAGTTTCGTGAAGCTCCAAGGGCCTTTTTGCCCGGTTGGGTTTACCAGATGTACGATTCATACTCTCTTGCTCAAAGGGCAGCAG GTCGATGGAAGCAGATAGTCAGGGCCCCAAGCATGGACAGTTACATAACGAAGCCAgatcttctttcatttcataTAGCAAGTAAGATGCCCGTGTCTGAATCAACAAGGCAAGAGCTTTTGGAGATTGATGGAATATCCTATAGATTGAGACGGGAAATTGAATTGCTTGAGAGTTTTGACTGTGTTCGGTGTAGAAGTTGTGAG ACTCTAATTGCCAAACGGAGCAATATGTTGGTGATGTCTAGTGAAGGCCCTCTCGGTGCTTACGTAAATCCACATGGTTATGTACATGAGATAATGACACTATTTAAAGCAAACGGGTTGGCTGTTATTGGAAATCCTGTTAAAGAATACAGCTGGTTTCCTGG GTATGCCTGGTCAATCGCTGAATGTGCCACTTGTGAAACTCAATTGGGATGGCTTTTTACTGCTACAAAGAAGAAACTTAAACCCAGATCATTTTGGGGCATTCGAAGTTCCCAAGTTGCTGATGATTCACGTTGA
- the LOC125862619 gene encoding cell division control protein 2 homolog A-like, whose translation MDQYEKVEKIGEGTYGVVYKARDRVTNETIALKKIRLEQEDEGVPSTAIREISLLKEMQHGNIVRLQDVVHSEKRLYLVFEYLDLDLKKHMDSCPEFSKDPRLVKMFLYQILRGIAYCHSHRVLHRDLKPQNLLIDRRTNVLKLADFGLARAFGIPVRTFTHEVVTLWYRAPEILLGSRHYSTPVDVWSVGCIFAEMVNQQPLFPGDSEIDELFKIFRVVGTPTEDTWPGVTSLPDFKSAFPKWPSKDLATVVPNLGAAGLDLIGKMLCLDPSKRITARSALEHEYFKDIGFVP comes from the exons ATGGACCAG TatgaaaaagttgaaaagaTTGGTGAAGGAACGTATGGCGTAGTGTACAAAGCTCGTGATCGTGTAACTAATGAAACTATTGCACTGAAGAAAATTCGGCTGGAGCAGGAAGATGAGGGTGTGCCAAGCACGGCTATTAGAGAAATCTCCCTCTTGAAAGAGATGCAGCATGGAAACATTGTGAG GTTGCAAGATGTGGTTCACAGTGAGAAGCGATTATATCTAGTGTTTGAATATCTAGACTTGGATTTGAAGAAGCATATGGACTCATGTCCAGAGTTCTCTAAGGATCCGCGTCTTGTAAAA ATGTTTTTGTATCAAATTCTCCGTGGAATTGCTTATTGTCATTCTCATAGAGTTCTTCACCGAGATCTGAAGCCTCAGAACTTGCTGATAGATAGACGTACAAATGTTCTAAAGCTTGCAGACTTTGGATTGGCTAGAGCATTCGGCATTCCTGTCAGAACTTTCACTCATGAG GTGGTGACCTTATGGTACAGGGCACCAGAAATATTGCTAGGATCACGCCACTACTCTACTCCTGTTGATGTTTGGTCAGTTGGCTGCATATTTGCTGAGATGGTGAACCAGCAGCCTTTGTTTCCGGGTGACTCCGAGATTGACGAACTTTTCAAGATTTTCAG AGTTGTGGGTACTCCAACTGAGGATACATGGCCTGGAGTGACTTCTCTGCCTGATTTTAAATCTGCTTTTCCAAAATGGCCATCTAAG GACTTGGCAACTGTAGTCCCTAATCTTGGTGCAGCAGGCCTTGATCTCATTGGT AAAATGCTTTGCCTAGACCCCAGCAAGAGAATCACTGCCCGAAGTGCCCTTGAGCATGAGTACTTCAAGGATATTGGGTTCGTTCCATGA